From Camelina sativa cultivar DH55 chromosome 5, Cs, whole genome shotgun sequence:
TTCAAACCACACTTggctttttcttgttttgttgtagCTCTTTTACCGCCATTCCCAACTTTGCCatttcaaaatattcaaatgataATAGTGGTGCTCAACATAATCCATCCAATAATCTCACGTACTGATCAGTTGAAACAGTAGCAAATCTTGTAGCCATCACATACAAGACAAGAATGCTTAGTGGTAAATTCTGTCTTAATTAAACTGTGTTTCCACGCCCTTAGTGATCATGTTCGAATTAAAACGACAATATGAtaacaacttttatttgttGCTTACGTTTTTATAAAGTGGAAAAAATAACTCATAAAAAGTGGGCTCAAAGAGAATCTCCACAGTTCCATCTAACTTCATATGAACATTAACAACAAGTCAACGACTACAAATTTCACAAGACATACTTATACTAATTTGACCATTAGGTTAACCAACGTTACATTtagagattttatttgatttttgtaagTTGAAGCCAGATTTGTTCGAAAACATGGATGATTAGATCATGATACTCCTTTGGATTCAAAGAAAGGTAACAAGCGAGAAGATCCTCCAAGTCTTTTGAAGCTCTGATGTTGTTTTCTTCTATCATCTCAATCATTGATTCCCTGAAATCTTTCTTTGGATCAACGGACCGCTTCATTACAGCATAGCTCTCAAGAACATCTTGTCTGCTGCTCTCTGATCTTTTTGACGTGCTTTTACGCATTCCTGAGAGTTGAATTCTAGGTGAATTTACTCTTTTGAGGTTTATCCCTGCTGAGGATTTTCTTCCACTAGACACTCGCCTTTGGTATTTCTTCTCGACTCtatattcatcatcttcttcgttctctCTGTTAATCTTCACAGAAAGATGGCTTTTCTGTAGTTTCTTGATCGGGTTACTTGTAGGACAAGATTTCTCTACAGAATCAGAATCTTTGACTTTGTGCTTAGTGAAGGCTTTGCTCTTTGTGTCGATCTTGAAGTTGGAAAAGTCAAAGAattcatcatcaccttcctCTTCGTAGAAACTGTATACGAAAGACTCAGGGGAGGTTTCAAGAACTGGGAGCAAGCAGTGAGATGAATCTTGACCATTGATCTTGCTCTTGTTGAAACCTGCGGATACAAGAAGAGGAGGTGTCAAAAGGTTAAGGGACGGCTTGTAAAGAGTCTTTCTTTTACTACTCATCCGTCTTGTGTGAAGAGAGCTTCTTGGTGAGTTATGGTGAGGAGGATTATTAGCTACTAAGCTGTTGGAGAGATAAGagtgatgatgaggaagagaatCTGAGGAAGGTTTCTTCTTGTTACAtgtgtttgaagaagaagaaggtttggttttggGTTTAGACTGTTTAGTCAAGTCTTTGAGCTTATGAAACCATGCATTTGGGATCATATCTAAAAGCCTGAACTTGTTAttccccatctctctctctatctcttttcaCAAGAGTTGGTGATTGTTTCTCTTAAAAGAAAACTATGTTTTTCTTTCCTTAGAtaaagaagaaggtgagaaAGCAGAGTCTCTCTATATGATATGagatataaagaaagaaactgaagatAAAAATTGGAAACTAGTGGGGCTCAGTACTAGAGAAAGCTTAAAGGATGTCTTTTATTTGTATCGTCATCATTCAACATCACTCATCAGCATGAACTACTTGAGACATCACATTTACACGCTTGTGTTCACTACATAAGTAGGATTTATAATTAGTAacacaagaataaaaaaaaaatttaatag
This genomic window contains:
- the LOC104786618 gene encoding transcription repressor OFP2-like, with amino-acid sequence MGNNKFRLLDMIPNAWFHKLKDLTKQSKPKTKPSSSSNTCNKKKPSSDSLPHHHSYLSNSLVANNPPHHNSPRSSLHTRRMSSKRKTLYKPSLNLLTPPLLVSAGFNKSKINGQDSSHCLLPVLETSPESFVYSFYEEEGDDEFFDFSNFKIDTKSKAFTKHKVKDSDSVEKSCPTSNPIKKLQKSHLSVKINRENEEDDEYRVEKKYQRRVSSGRKSSAGINLKRVNSPRIQLSGMRKSTSKRSESSRQDVLESYAVMKRSVDPKKDFRESMIEMIEENNIRASKDLEDLLACYLSLNPKEYHDLIIHVFEQIWLQLTKIK